The following nucleotide sequence is from Silurus meridionalis isolate SWU-2019-XX chromosome 5, ASM1480568v1, whole genome shotgun sequence.
ttaaGTATTAGGTATCACTGTCTTTTAGACTCTTAAATTTCCAGTCATTTTACGGTtgagattttaaaaaagtaaaggcaaaatcactctaAACCAtagtgcatttttaatcattagaaaaatgttttatgagtgtttgaatgtggaacatgatagAAAATGCACTCGAATCCTTATTCGAGTATTTGCACGTCACAACAACTGGCTGCATGATTTGAGGTCAGTTTTGTGGCACAAATAAACAGCAAGACTAGATAAGGAAAATAATGATGTCAGTAAGCAGGTAAAATGAAGCCGCAATATTAATGTATACTACAGtgaagctgcaaaaaaaaaaagccccctacagagttttaaataatatatttttaggaTTCCTTTGGAGATGTTTATTCCGTCAAAACTTTAGTGTGaaaccagccaatcagaagcgaGTATTCGCACTTTCAGCCAATAGTCCTGCCTCCACCATTAAAATCGTTGGGGGGCGGGTCTACGACGTAAGGCGACCAATGGGAGCGCTTGGGTGATTTCTGACCTTGTAAATAGCAGTGTTTGTGACGTTCGGGTTCAATTTCGCCGGAGAGAACGAAGTGTAGTATCTTAAGAGcagatttgtatatattttttggacgAACAACAATGAGGGAGATTCTTCATTTACAAGCAGGACAGTGTGGCAACCAGATTGGTGCCAAGGTAAGAAATAAACATTCTCCTCGGTCTGACTTACAAACACCACATTTGTACACTCTCGCTGTTATATGAATAACTACATGTTCAACTGTGATTGAAGCTGAGAGATAAACTTCTGTCCGCATCGCCTGCGTCAGCCgattaaaatgattttgaaGACTTTGCAGACAGACTTCTGTGATTTTCAGTCATCcaatcatttttttgtgtgtttggcgACAAGTTTTTGAGACAAAATGAATAAGCTAACCTTCCCCCTTCTTTTACAATTGATTTTGTTCCCTTAGTTCTGGGAAGTAATTAGTGATGAGCATGGGATTGACCCAACAGGCAGTTACCATGGTGACAGTGATCTTCAGCTAGAAAGGATTAATGTCTACTACAATGAAGCTACTGGtgagttgttgttgttgttgttttgtgcaacctttttaacattttattttgtagatataTGTTTATTGGTGGTGCTTAGATAGAATCACTCTTACAACTGCttagattattaatattagtgtTCAAGCATGAAAGGCTGACTCTCTATTGATATTGTActcatgggcgtaaatttcatttaagagtagggggggacaatacatataaaatttctcatgagcaatttttgaagggggacacaaataatacagtcaaattgtacttacagtataaagacacagtgtccccacagtgaaaaacgttgtttctatcattattattgtagcacagagactgcgtcaattacaaAGGTAATTTaaagtgctttacataaataaagtaaaactatcataaaaaaatacaataacaataaaaacaaggaattaaaaaaaatgtttaacattttatttacaaattaatgaagacacttaagaacagaaaagaaattgattataaaaatacagtggggtcagttcggatgtagcacagtgctcatttagtaaatgtacagataaacaatatgctaattgtgtgttaatgttaaattaacattataccaagtcgtcccaaataaaacactgcatgggaaacggctttggtgtgttagtgtcagtgcactatgctacaagctattgtaaacaagctaacgttcactagataagtgatattttaatcactaatagagcagattcatggaaaattacatcgctaatcagcatttttgccgcaactaatttatgaatgagtctgcatcaactacattaaagagaatcgctttatttaaagtgaataaaataccctaatTAATGGAGTTAAACATTAATTGAGCCGCagtcacacacctgactcgtgtgtgtagtgaaggtgagatgaactgggaaaacaggcagtgggtcaaaccactgtgaggaaggggaggggggaactcaactgtttctaaatgcatttttgcagttttttttcctacttacacaattattttaggtatacatacatatatttttcatataatagtgAATACATATAATGGAGAGTGcgatgtttttaaataattttttttggggggggagaCAACCCTCGGATGGGGTGGACATGTCCCCCgtcccccccgggatttacgcccatgattGTACTGAACGAATTACATACTGTTATTGAACTGTATGAAACTCGGTGGTCATGTTCCTAATGTCTTTTTCTGTATGACGTCCCTGCtaatcgctgcttgcagctataatTATTATAAGGATTTGGTAAATGAAACTCAAACAGGGAATTCCAAAACTACAGAAACAGACATGCGCTTATTGATTTGAATTACAGTATTGTCATTGTGGCACCACACTACTGGCAGCCTGTTGGAgtagtttcttttatttatctactttttttgtaattttaaacTAGCCTTAATATAGTAACCTAGTGTAATACTTAGCTTTAAAATTCTTCTAAAACTTTTTTGTTGtactttattaaatgtatattaatattgtaatattttcagGTGGGAAATATGTCCCCCGTGCTGTGCTGGTGGATTTGGAGCCGGGTACCATGGACTCTGTGAGGTCTGGACCATACGGACAAATTTTCAGGCCAGACAACTTTGTTTTTGGTAACTATTGCATAACATTTctaatagtttacattttctttttccttatcATACAAAGACAAACCAGTAAATCTGATATGGTCTTATCTGTTTTGCAGTCAAATTTGGGTTTATTCTGATTGTGTCTTTGTTGTAATTTGCCAGGTGTTTTCTGCTTCCTGTAGCTCTGTATGTATGATATTCATTGCTTCTTCTCCACAGGAAAAAGTGGTGCTGGTAATAACTGGGCCAAGGGCCACTACACAGAAGGTGCTGAGCTGTTGGACTCTGTATTGGATGTGGTGCGTAAGGAGGCTGAGAACTGTGACTGCCTGCAGGGTTTCCAGCTTACTCACTCCCTGGGTGGGGGTACTGGGTCAGGCATGGGCACCCTGCTCATCAGCAAAATCCGAGAGGAGTACCCTGACCGCATTATGAACACCTTCAGCATTGTCCCCTCCCCCAAAGTATCCGATACAGTGGTGGAGCCTTACAATGCCACCCTGTCAATTCACCAGCTGGTGGAAAACACGGATGAGACATTTTGCATCGACAACGAAGCTCTGTACGACATCTGTTTCCGCACCCTGAAGCTCACAACACCGACATACGGTGACCTCAACCATTTGGTCTGTGCCACCATGAGTGGAAtcacaacatgtctgcggttcCCTGGGCAGCTCAATGCTGACCTGCGTAAGCTGGCTGTCAACATGGTGCCTTTCCCTCGTCTCCACTTCTTTATTCCTGGTTTTGCCCCACTGACCAGCAGGGGTAGCCAGCAATACCGTGCCCTCACCGTGGCTGAATTAACCCAGCAGATGTTTGATGCCAAGAACATGATGGCCGCTTGTGACCCACGTCACGGCCGCTACCTCACGGTGGCTACCATTTATCGTGGCCGCATGTCCATGAAGGAGGTGGATGAGCAGATACTCAATATGCAAAACAAGAACAGCAGCTACTTTGTCGAATGGATCCCCAACAACGTGAAGACTGCTGTGTGCGACATCCCACCCCGTGGCCTAAAAATGGCTTCCACCTTCATCGGCAACAGCACTGCTATCCAGGAGCTGTTCAAGCGCATCTCCGAGCAGTTCACAGCCATGTTCAGACGCAAAGCTTTCCTGCACTGGTACACAGGTGAAGGTGTGGATGAGATGGAGTTCACTGAAGCTGAGAGCAACATGAATGACCTGGTGTCAGAGTACCAGCAGTACCAGGATGCAACTGCTGAAGATGAAGGAGAGTTtgaggaggagggagaagagGAGCAGGCTTAAAGAATTTCAATGATGTGATGTGTTCTTCTAAGGTCTTGGTCTATTTAATCCCAATAAAACATGTACTTTAACAATCTTTTTCCTTGTAGTGAATTAATCccaaaagtaataaaacatttttcttaattgttAAGAGGTGAACAATTGGCTCTGTTGCAGGGTTCTGTTTAGGTTTCAGTTGGTTTATTTCTTGTGAATAACTGCAGTAGTCACACTGCAAACCTTTTGAATTTTTGAACTATTGTTCATCTACTTTTTTTGCACCAAAGTACTTTCTGGGGCTTCTTTCTGCCTATTGTGTTTATCCAGAAGAACTATGGTCCATTATCTGCCTAAGATTGCTGTTTCTTCCGTTCATGTAAAAACAGGCAGCATGTTCAGTGCTGATGAGATCAGTCAGGTCTGATGCATCATTTGAAATCTAGGAAAAATGTAGGTTTGATCATATCTGTTGTTCCTGTCCTCAGCTTCTGGCCCTCGAGATCAGTGTTTCTACACAGATCCACAAAACTGAGCACATCGAAAGGAAAAGGCAAACGGTGAGTAAGTACTGCAATTGTAGTAAAATGTATGAGCTGACACACTGAATGAGGAGTAAAGATGATGCACTGTGTTTACTGCTTTCCTTCTGTTTGTAGTGTTGAAGTGTCTTTTGCAAAAGATTCATACACTCGGtggcaaaaacattttattataattaatactaTTTTCATGTACAGATTTGGGGGGAAGACCAGGGACAGAAGAAAGAAATTTATTTATCCACTGGCATTATTTCAATGTGTCTTTGATGGTTTTTACTTATACCATGGTCTTTGTGTCCATTAAGTGCCAATAATGACCAGCCTGCAGGGGATCATTGAGCAGAGATTGCAGAAGCTGCATCATCAGGCCCATCATGACCTTTAACCACCTTCATGTCTCCTGTTCCTGCTCCACCTCCTCATCTAAAGGTGAGGTTATTTCACTGATCTCACACTTCCACATTATTACATAGGGACTGCAACATTTAACATTTGAAGGGCACAAaagctgaaaataaacaaatctaaatTTGAGTAATAATCTCTAGTacatttacttttcatttttagtAGTTTTACTGTGTAAAACTCTCTCTAATACTCGTTGAAATGCTCCCACTTTATTTTGGGTTTTCTTGGTGGTACTGTTCTTTCATGTGTTGTGAAGTTGGCTTGCAAATATCTTTTGGAGTttggttaaggccagttgctaacagcgtttgtgtgtttttgatgtgatATGGgtttaaatttcattcttagtGGTCTGAAATAAGTCTTAACGATtacatcaaatcaaatttaagaCTAAGACATTAATGTCACCATTTTATGATTTTACTTTGCTTGTACAatggtaccccgcttatcgaccttttCGCTTAGCAAACAGTATTTCGACCGAAATTTGCGCCCGCTGAACGACCCTTTTTTTTACCCCGACCTACGTGGAGCGAGGGAAAGGATCTTCCCAGTCTCGCCTCAGCTTTCATGGAGAGAACATCTATAGTAAATTAAATTtcggtttgtgaacaatatagtgttatttagcggtcaatataacaatttagtgcgtgtatattgtatatactatactttgtttattattctttttttgtttaaatttgtgaaAATAATCTAGAAATATGGGTCCAAAAAAAGCTAGTGATGAAGGCCAAGCAGCGTGTGATTTTCTATGAAAACAAAGAGAATTTATCTCTAAGTATGAAAATGGTATGCGTATCAAAGATCTTGTTGCTACGTATAATTTACCTAAGTCTactatatgtacatatttgGCCAATAAGGAAAAATTAAAGAAGCAAATATCTTGCCCAGTATTTCGCACAATGTTAACTTAAAACAAAGACCACAGGCTATGAACAAGATGGAAAAATTACTCGTTCTGTGGATGAAGAGAAACAGCGAGTGGGTAATAATGTTGATCAGGCAATAATTTGTGAAAAAGCGAAATAAATTTACGGAAATCTGCCAAAAGACGACAAAGACAAAGTGCCTTTTGGTGCATCTCATGGGTGGTTTTGTAGGTTTAAGGAAAGACACGGTATTCATAGTGTGGTTCATCATGGAGAAGCAGCAAGTGCTGATAACAAAGCAGCAGAACagtttattatatacagtattatttatgtacctgtattatttagtattaattaGGGATGCAACAATACAGTTAGCCCACGGTTCAATACACACCTCGGTTTTTTAACCACGGTTTTCGGTTCGGTTCGGTTCTGATGGCTTAAcacataaaagtgttttttgttattctatGCTTAGGCAATAGGAACAGTAAGAGGTTAAGaagaaacaaataacaaataaaaccgATTTATTGCAATACtcctttattttacttaaaagcaTAGAAAAGTCCACTGGTTCCTAgtgttttgtataatataaaaaaaatttattttaaaatgaacactGACATCTCACAGCTGCTGGTAGCCCATGTACAAACTGGGAAACACATAAATTCCTAAACATATTTGGCCTCCTCAACTTCCATGTATTCACTGCGTTTGTCAACTCTTCTGCCAAATGAGCGCTTGTATGACTTTCATACAGGGGACGGGTTTGGAGTACAGCGCTTTTCATTTCCCAATCCGACATGCAGTGAACAGTTACAGTGAGGTAACTGACGGTTGCCCACGAGGTCCAACCATCTGTGGTCAGAGCAAGGCTCTGTGCTTGAGCCAATTCGTACACAATACTGTTGCATGTCTTTTCATAGAGGTCGGGAATTATCTCGGTGCTGAAAAAAGTGCGAGACAGTAGTCTGTAACGCGGATCGAGTGTTATTATAAGATGACAAAAGCCCGCATCTCCAATCACCGAAAATGGCTGCAAATCTTTGGCAATGAACACCCCCACTGCCTGTGTTATTTTCATGTGTCTCTCGGAACCAGTTGGGTATGTATGCTGGAAGGATTCAGCGAGGGACTGTTGTTTTTTGGAGGACTTTATTACCTGCTCTGCTATCCTGCCTTCAGACAGTGATATTGCTGGGTGATGGCGCCGCAGATGTGCAATCATATtagaagtgtttccatttgagTAGGCTACACGTGTAAAACAATACTTGCAGacagtaatttttttgtttaccatttttttcttcctcggCATTATACTCAACAGCAAAACCGAAATGTCTCCACACCACAAATTTAAAAGACGCCGGCGCCTCCTTGTATTGTAGCCTCACTTCACCACCGCTCGCCATGTTAAAGTGTGGAATGATGGTAACTTTAGAGCATAGTGATTGAACATTTACTCGCGGGGAGGAGTTTCCTCATCTCAGCTCGTAGActtacaggcacacacacagtcaattcagagagaaataaaaagcacataaattatttaaacgTAAAACCGAAAAAAAACCCGCAAATTTACAAGCGCGTATTGAACCGTGGATGTCGTACCGAACTATTCAATATTATATTGAGAATTGTGGCATCCCTAGTATTAATACTGCTAAAAACAGGGCAAAATTTGTTAATAAATGGGTATCGGTGGAGGTCGGGAACGTATTatttggttttccattatttcttatgggataattacgTTCGCTCTTTGACCTTTTCGCATTTTGACCAGTTTTAAGGAACAGattaaggtcgataagcggggtaccactgtagtaTGATCACATTCTAATTGTAATTCGTCTAGACAATGATTTGAGGTTTTTCACCAAAAtcaaaatttttttgtaaatagaaTTACTCTAGtaataaaatctaaaagtaTCTGATTATATTAATCTTGGAGAGAGCATCCTATGGGTCCACTCTCCAAATTTTATAACAATGGGGCAGGTTAGCTACATTTAAAGAAGATTAAAGAGGATATAAGACCATTATATCAAGATGCACAACCTTTCTGGCAAGTGGCAATAATTTAGCCTCAATAAAGAATTCTagtcagaatcaggtttattggccaagtgtgttcaCGCACaaaaggaatttggttccagctgttagtgaccctcaaaagtacagacataaattacactacatttagcttggactatacaagacaaaacggacaa
It contains:
- the LOC124386612 gene encoding tubulin beta-4B chain-like; protein product: MREILHLQAGQCGNQIGAKFWEVISDEHGIDPTGSYHGDSDLQLERINVYYNEATGGKYVPRAVLVDLEPGTMDSVRSGPYGQIFRPDNFVFGKSGAGNNWAKGHYTEGAELLDSVLDVVRKEAENCDCLQGFQLTHSLGGGTGSGMGTLLISKIREEYPDRIMNTFSIVPSPKVSDTVVEPYNATLSIHQLVENTDETFCIDNEALYDICFRTLKLTTPTYGDLNHLVCATMSGITTCLRFPGQLNADLRKLAVNMVPFPRLHFFIPGFAPLTSRGSQQYRALTVAELTQQMFDAKNMMAACDPRHGRYLTVATIYRGRMSMKEVDEQILNMQNKNSSYFVEWIPNNVKTAVCDIPPRGLKMASTFIGNSTAIQELFKRISEQFTAMFRRKAFLHWYTGEGVDEMEFTEAESNMNDLVSEYQQYQDATAEDEGEFEEEGEEEQA